From a region of the Cygnus atratus isolate AKBS03 ecotype Queensland, Australia chromosome 3, CAtr_DNAZoo_HiC_assembly, whole genome shotgun sequence genome:
- the CYRIA gene encoding CYFIP-related Rac1 interactor A isoform X2, whose amino-acid sequence MGNLLKVLTREIENYPHFFLDFENAQPTDGEREVWNQISAVLQDSESMLADLQAYKGAGQEIRDAIQNPNDIQLQEKAWNSVCPLVVRLKRFYEFSLRLEKALQSLLESLTCPPYTPTQHLEREQALAKEFAEILHFTLRFDELKMRNPAIQNDFSYYRRTISRNRINNMHLDIENEVNNEMANRMSLFYAEATPMLKTLSNATTHFVSENKTLPIENTTDCLSTMASVCKVMLETPEYRSRFTSEETLMFCMRVMVGVIILYDHVHPVGAFSKTSKIDMKGCIKVLKEQPPDTVEGLLNALRFTTKHLNDESTSKQIRAMLQ is encoded by the exons ATGGGTAATCTTCTTAAGGTCCTTACCAGGGAAATTGAAAACTATCCacattttttcctggattttgaAA ATGCACAGCCTACAGATGGAGAAAGGGAGGTATGGAATCAGATCAGTGCAGTTTTGCAGGACTCGGAAAGTATGCTTGCAGATCTTCAGGCTTACAAAGGAGCTGGGCAAGAAATTAGAGAT gcaATACAAAACCCCAATGATATCCAGTTGCAAGAAAAAGCATGGAATTCAGTATGTCCTCTGGTTGTAAGGCTGAAGCGCTTTTATGAGTTTTCACTCAGATTAG aaaaagccctgcagagctTATTAGAATCCTTGACTTGCCCACCATATACTCCAACTCAACACCTGGAACGCGAACAGGCTCTGGCTAAAGAGTTTGCAGAAATCTTACATTTTACTCTTCGTTTTGATGAACTTAAg ATGAGAAACCCAGCAATTCAGAATGACTTCAGTTATTATAGACGGACAATAAGTCGTAACAGAATAAACAACATGcat CTAGACATTGAGAATGAAGTAAACAATGAAATGGCCAATCGGATGTCCCTGTTTTATGCTGAAGCCACACCAATGCTGAAAACACTCAGTAATGCAACTACACACTTTGTATCAGAA AACAAAACATTGCCAATTGAAAATACAACGGACTGTCTAAGTACTATGGCTAGTGTATGTAAAGTCATGTTGGAAACACC tgagtACAGGAGTAGATTCACCAGTGAAGAGACTCTTATGTTCTGCATGCGTGTAATGGTGGGAGTTATTATTCTGTATGATCATGTTCATCCTGTGGGAGCTTTCTCAAAGACATCAAAGATTGAT ATGAAGGGATGCataaaagttttaaaggaaCAACCACCTGACACTGTGGAAGGACTTCTGAATGCTCTCAG GTTCACTACAAAACACCTGAATGATGAATCTACTTCAAAACAAATCCGAGCTATGCTGCAGTAG
- the CYRIA gene encoding CYFIP-related Rac1 interactor A isoform X1 has translation MGNLLKVLTCTELDQGPNFFLDFENAQPTDGEREVWNQISAVLQDSESMLADLQAYKGAGQEIRDAIQNPNDIQLQEKAWNSVCPLVVRLKRFYEFSLRLEKALQSLLESLTCPPYTPTQHLEREQALAKEFAEILHFTLRFDELKMRNPAIQNDFSYYRRTISRNRINNMHLDIENEVNNEMANRMSLFYAEATPMLKTLSNATTHFVSENKTLPIENTTDCLSTMASVCKVMLETPEYRSRFTSEETLMFCMRVMVGVIILYDHVHPVGAFSKTSKIDMKGCIKVLKEQPPDTVEGLLNALRFTTKHLNDESTSKQIRAMLQ, from the exons ATgggaaatcttttaaaagttcTCACTTGCACAGAGCTTGATCAGGGGCCAAATTTTTTCCTTGACTTTGAAA ATGCACAGCCTACAGATGGAGAAAGGGAGGTATGGAATCAGATCAGTGCAGTTTTGCAGGACTCGGAAAGTATGCTTGCAGATCTTCAGGCTTACAAAGGAGCTGGGCAAGAAATTAGAGAT gcaATACAAAACCCCAATGATATCCAGTTGCAAGAAAAAGCATGGAATTCAGTATGTCCTCTGGTTGTAAGGCTGAAGCGCTTTTATGAGTTTTCACTCAGATTAG aaaaagccctgcagagctTATTAGAATCCTTGACTTGCCCACCATATACTCCAACTCAACACCTGGAACGCGAACAGGCTCTGGCTAAAGAGTTTGCAGAAATCTTACATTTTACTCTTCGTTTTGATGAACTTAAg ATGAGAAACCCAGCAATTCAGAATGACTTCAGTTATTATAGACGGACAATAAGTCGTAACAGAATAAACAACATGcat CTAGACATTGAGAATGAAGTAAACAATGAAATGGCCAATCGGATGTCCCTGTTTTATGCTGAAGCCACACCAATGCTGAAAACACTCAGTAATGCAACTACACACTTTGTATCAGAA AACAAAACATTGCCAATTGAAAATACAACGGACTGTCTAAGTACTATGGCTAGTGTATGTAAAGTCATGTTGGAAACACC tgagtACAGGAGTAGATTCACCAGTGAAGAGACTCTTATGTTCTGCATGCGTGTAATGGTGGGAGTTATTATTCTGTATGATCATGTTCATCCTGTGGGAGCTTTCTCAAAGACATCAAAGATTGAT ATGAAGGGATGCataaaagttttaaaggaaCAACCACCTGACACTGTGGAAGGACTTCTGAATGCTCTCAG GTTCACTACAAAACACCTGAATGATGAATCTACTTCAAAACAAATCCGAGCTATGCTGCAGTAG
- the CYRIA gene encoding CYFIP-related Rac1 interactor A isoform X3 — translation MLADLQAYKGAGQEIRDAIQNPNDIQLQEKAWNSVCPLVVRLKRFYEFSLRLEKALQSLLESLTCPPYTPTQHLEREQALAKEFAEILHFTLRFDELKMRNPAIQNDFSYYRRTISRNRINNMHLDIENEVNNEMANRMSLFYAEATPMLKTLSNATTHFVSENKTLPIENTTDCLSTMASVCKVMLETPEYRSRFTSEETLMFCMRVMVGVIILYDHVHPVGAFSKTSKIDMKGCIKVLKEQPPDTVEGLLNALRFTTKHLNDESTSKQIRAMLQ, via the exons ATGCTTGCAGATCTTCAGGCTTACAAAGGAGCTGGGCAAGAAATTAGAGAT gcaATACAAAACCCCAATGATATCCAGTTGCAAGAAAAAGCATGGAATTCAGTATGTCCTCTGGTTGTAAGGCTGAAGCGCTTTTATGAGTTTTCACTCAGATTAG aaaaagccctgcagagctTATTAGAATCCTTGACTTGCCCACCATATACTCCAACTCAACACCTGGAACGCGAACAGGCTCTGGCTAAAGAGTTTGCAGAAATCTTACATTTTACTCTTCGTTTTGATGAACTTAAg ATGAGAAACCCAGCAATTCAGAATGACTTCAGTTATTATAGACGGACAATAAGTCGTAACAGAATAAACAACATGcat CTAGACATTGAGAATGAAGTAAACAATGAAATGGCCAATCGGATGTCCCTGTTTTATGCTGAAGCCACACCAATGCTGAAAACACTCAGTAATGCAACTACACACTTTGTATCAGAA AACAAAACATTGCCAATTGAAAATACAACGGACTGTCTAAGTACTATGGCTAGTGTATGTAAAGTCATGTTGGAAACACC tgagtACAGGAGTAGATTCACCAGTGAAGAGACTCTTATGTTCTGCATGCGTGTAATGGTGGGAGTTATTATTCTGTATGATCATGTTCATCCTGTGGGAGCTTTCTCAAAGACATCAAAGATTGAT ATGAAGGGATGCataaaagttttaaaggaaCAACCACCTGACACTGTGGAAGGACTTCTGAATGCTCTCAG GTTCACTACAAAACACCTGAATGATGAATCTACTTCAAAACAAATCCGAGCTATGCTGCAGTAG